A single genomic interval of Lewinellaceae bacterium harbors:
- a CDS encoding ABC transporter permease, with product MIWKYIKIATRNLRRNRIVGFINIGGYVLSATSFLLIVLYVLNQTDYDKHHQYGKDLYRVETKLINTGTPWITATVSPPIIPALEVDFPEVLNATRVVDPPETSQHILKHDNVSFFETKGYYVDSTFFSMFSYDWVEGNPEKALMEPYTVVLTLPVKEKLFGKDPAINQTIRIINRFGDHPFKVTGVVDPKTYKSHIRAHFYMSMNSGGIGEYVRQNDQWAGGNFIFGYVQLTQHADPKALETKLPAFLQKHGGDQLRETGIEKTLTLQAVRDIHLYSTRANQLDTGGNLKLLSILSLIAFIIILIASINYMNLVTARSVARSQEVSVRKLLGAEKRNITGQYLVESFLTVGISLIVAVLLAFLLLPELGEFTGENLDVSGSKVAFVGVGLIGFYILIGLLSGSYPALMMARVSPAQGVKGLVRKGVMSDHLRKGLVVAQFAISLMLIIGSVIMSRQIQFLKTKDLGFNRDNRIVIPFQTSEAREQMAIIKSEVQRLSAVKGLSGMRVLPGQFVAQDFNLTAASTQIENNLKLIQVDENYFSVLDIPIVSGRNFTQGDTSHQVLINEKSLKAFNLNPADAIGQHLISEYQGERTEYQIIGVVRDFNQNSLKEAIHPLLFQYQPTDRNLYLMLALNAGVQGHLISDLSQIWNGVIHDTPFEWHFLDELVEAQYQQDTKISTIIGGFTLLAILIACLGLFGLALFMVEQKSKEIGIRKVLGASATQIVVRIALQFIVLVGLALIIATPVIYWLMDRWLHNYEYQIAIRPWMFLAGGLAAIIIAFITVSVQSISAALANPIKSLRED from the coding sequence ATGATCTGGAAATACATCAAAATAGCCACCCGGAACTTAAGACGCAATCGCATCGTCGGGTTTATCAATATCGGTGGTTACGTACTAAGTGCTACCAGCTTTTTATTGATTGTTTTGTATGTATTGAATCAAACAGACTACGATAAGCATCATCAATATGGAAAAGACCTGTACCGCGTTGAGACCAAACTGATCAATACGGGTACTCCCTGGATCACCGCGACCGTGTCTCCGCCTATTATTCCAGCCCTGGAAGTTGATTTCCCTGAAGTATTGAATGCTACGCGGGTTGTCGATCCGCCAGAAACATCCCAGCATATTCTGAAGCATGACAATGTGTCTTTTTTTGAAACCAAGGGCTATTATGTAGACAGTACTTTTTTCTCCATGTTCAGTTATGACTGGGTGGAAGGAAATCCGGAAAAGGCACTGATGGAACCCTATACGGTCGTCCTCACCCTTCCAGTGAAGGAGAAACTTTTTGGGAAAGATCCAGCCATAAATCAAACCATCCGGATTATCAACCGATTTGGAGACCATCCGTTCAAGGTGACCGGTGTAGTTGATCCAAAGACCTATAAATCCCACATCCGGGCTCATTTCTACATGTCGATGAACAGCGGCGGAATCGGGGAATACGTGCGCCAAAACGACCAGTGGGCCGGTGGAAATTTCATATTTGGTTATGTGCAGCTGACACAACATGCTGATCCTAAAGCGCTGGAAACCAAGCTCCCGGCGTTTTTACAAAAGCATGGCGGGGATCAATTGCGTGAAACAGGTATTGAAAAAACACTGACTTTGCAAGCTGTCCGGGACATCCATCTTTACAGCACCCGGGCGAATCAACTGGATACAGGTGGCAACTTGAAATTGCTGAGCATCCTTTCGTTGATTGCATTTATCATCATACTGATTGCAAGCATTAATTACATGAACCTGGTGACGGCCCGGTCAGTGGCCAGAAGTCAGGAAGTTTCCGTACGTAAGCTTCTGGGTGCGGAGAAACGAAATATCACAGGCCAGTACCTTGTAGAATCGTTTCTCACCGTTGGGATTTCACTCATAGTTGCCGTATTACTCGCATTCCTGCTCTTGCCCGAGCTAGGAGAATTTACCGGCGAAAACCTGGACGTGAGCGGTAGCAAAGTCGCTTTTGTTGGAGTGGGATTGATTGGGTTTTATATCCTGATTGGCCTGCTTTCAGGAAGTTATCCGGCGTTGATGATGGCACGTGTTTCTCCCGCTCAGGGAGTAAAAGGGCTGGTCCGTAAGGGGGTGATGAGCGATCACCTCCGCAAAGGCCTCGTGGTGGCGCAGTTTGCCATTTCACTGATGTTGATAATTGGTTCGGTCATTATGTCCCGTCAGATCCAATTTCTCAAAACCAAGGATCTGGGCTTTAACCGTGACAACCGCATCGTAATCCCATTTCAGACCAGTGAGGCCCGTGAGCAAATGGCCATTATCAAATCAGAGGTACAGCGTTTGTCCGCGGTTAAGGGCTTATCCGGCATGCGGGTATTGCCGGGACAATTTGTGGCGCAGGACTTTAATCTGACGGCTGCCTCCACGCAAATCGAAAATAACCTGAAATTGATCCAGGTCGATGAAAACTATTTTTCTGTGCTGGACATTCCCATTGTATCCGGGCGAAATTTCACTCAGGGAGATACTTCTCATCAGGTATTGATCAATGAAAAGTCCCTCAAGGCATTTAACCTGAATCCTGCTGACGCCATAGGCCAACATCTTATATCTGAATATCAGGGCGAGCGGACGGAATATCAGATCATAGGCGTAGTAAGAGATTTCAACCAGAATTCACTGAAAGAGGCTATCCATCCACTCCTTTTCCAGTATCAGCCTACAGACCGGAATCTTTACCTGATGCTGGCACTGAATGCCGGTGTACAGGGGCATTTGATTTCCGACCTATCACAGATATGGAACGGGGTGATCCATGATACTCCCTTCGAATGGCATTTTTTGGATGAACTGGTGGAAGCCCAGTATCAACAGGATACCAAAATTTCGACGATCATCGGCGGGTTCACGCTGCTTGCCATACTGATCGCTTGTCTGGGATTATTTGGACTGGCTCTTTTTATGGTTGAGCAAAAATCCAAAGAAATAGGGATCCGTAAAGTGCTGGGCGCGTCGGCAACCCAGATCGTAGTCCGGATCGCATTGCAGTTTATTGTCCTGGTAGGCCTCGCCCTGATCATTGCAACCCCGGTAATCTATTGGCTGATGGATCGGTGGTTGCATAATTATGAATACCAGATTGCCATACGGCCCTGGATGTTCCTGGCGGGCGGATTGGCTGCAATAATCATTGCATTTATCACGGTGAGTGTGCAGAGTATTTCCGCTGCATTGGCCAATCCGATAAAATCACTCCGGGAAGACTAA